The genomic window AAGCTGGGGGCAGACGCAGACGGCAAGGCGCGATACGAAACCACCTTCAATCTGGTGAAGCCGGTCGACATGAGCCGGGCGAGCGGTTTTCTGTGGCATGACGTGCCCAACCGGGGTGGCGCGGGCACCATTGTTGTGGACGAGCGCGAGCTGGGCGACATTGGCCTGCGCAGCGGCTGGCAGGCGGACAACGCGGGCAATACGGGGGTTCCCGTCAACCGGGCCGAGGGCACCAATCACTGGGTGGCGGTGCCCATTGCCAAGGTGAATGGCGTAGCTGTCACAGGCAAGGTGTTCGGACGCATCGTCAACCGCAGCGGCGCAGCCTCGCAGCCGCTGATGGTGCAAACCAACCCTGTGCCTTACCTTCCGGCCACGCTGGATACGACCAAGGCAACGCTGAAGACCCACACGAAGGAAACGGTCGATGGCGTCGTCACCGAAGAGACGGCCATTGCGGCGGGAGACTGGGCATTTGCCAGGTGCGACGCGGGTAATCCGTTTCCGGGGACGCCGATCGACATCGACCCGGCCAATGCGCCCGGCAACCTGCCGGTGCACATCTGCCTGCGCAACGGCTTCAGCGCCAATCTGCTGTACCAGGTGGTGTACCCGGCGCAAAACGCCTATGTGTTGGGCGTGGGCATGGCGGCGTTCCGCGATGTGGGCACCTTCTTTCGCTACGAGGCGGCCGACGATTTCGGCACGCGCAATCCGGTAGCTGGCCTGGTCAAGGGCACGGCGGTGCGGGGGGTGTCGCAGTCGGGAAACATGGTGCGGCAGTTCATCTTCATGGGCCTGAACCAAGACGAGCGCAACCGCAAGGTGTACGACGGGGCCTGGCCGATCATCGCGGGCCGCCGGGTGGCGGCCAACTCGCGCTGGGCACAGCCGGACGGCGTGCTGGAGCTCTACCAGCAGGGCAGCGAAGGCCCGCAGTGGTGGGTGGACTGGCCAGACCCGGTGCGCAAGCAACCGACCGGCAGCATCTTCTCCCGCTGCGAGACCAACGACACCTGCCCGAAGGTGATCGAGCATTTCGGGTCGGCCGAGGTGTACGCACTGAAGCTCACGCCCGAGTGGATCGGCACGGCGGGCGACGCGGACATACCGCTGCCGCGCAACGTACGGCGCTATTACGTGCCGAGCTCCCACCACGGTGGCGGCGCGGGCGGCTTCACGCACATGCCCGCGGCCACGGCTGCCACCGGCCCGAGCTGCCCCGGCAACAACTTCGGCCGCGGCACGTTGGCGGCAAATCCGGTGCCGCACACTGAAATTACCAACGTGCTGCGTCTGGCCATGCGCGACTGGGTGCTCAACGGAACGCCCCCGCCGCCCAGCCGCTGGCCCACGCTTGCGGGCAAGACGCTGGTCGACGCCAACAAGAAGGCGATGGGCTTTCCGAGTGGGGTGCCCGGCATTCCAGACTCGATCTTCCTGCCGGAGAACTTCGCGTTTCCGGTGTTCGACTACGACTGGGGACCGCAATTCAACCATGCGGAAGCCTCCGGCGTGCCCACCAATGTGCCGCCGGTCATCAAGAAGGTGATTCCGATGAAAGTGCCGAAGGTCGATGCCGACGGCAACGAGATCGACGGCGTTCCCACCGTGCTGGTGATGGCGCCGCTGGGCACCTACCTGGGGTTCAACATCACCGCAGAGGGCTTCCATCGAGGCCAGGTGTGCAACTACGTGGGCGGCTATGTGCCGTTTGCACGCACGCGTGCCGAGCGAACTGCCAGCGGCGACCCGCGCCTGTCGCTGGAGGAGCGTTACGGCAGCCATGAGGGCTACGTGGCCGCAGTGCGGGCCGCCGCCGAGAAGGCGTTTTCGCAGGGCTTTCTTCTGCCCGCGGACCGCGACCGCCTTATCCGGCAGGCTTCGGAGAGTGCCGTGCTCCGCTGAACCCAGCGGTGCTTTCTTCGATCATTTCGACCAGGGTGGCCGCCGGCGCGGAGAGTTCCACGCGGCTGCGCATGGCCAGCAGCAGCACGCGCTCCATCTCGATGCCTTCGAGGGTCACCTGCACAAGGCCCAGGGCCTGGGCGTAAAGCGCGGCGGCCGCGCGCGGCAAGATGGCGACGCCAAGCCCGAACGAGACCATGCGGCACATCGAATCGAAGCTGCGCACCTGTACCCGGATCCGTGGTGTGCGCTTGACCGCGTCGGCCGCCGCCATCACCTTGCGCGTGAGCGATGCGCTGCGTGCGAGGGTGACCAGGTCATGGTCGAGCACGTTCGCGATGGAGGCATTCTGCTGGCCGGCCAGCGCGTGGCCCGCCGGCACCAGCAGCA from Variovorax paradoxus includes these protein-coding regions:
- a CDS encoding alpha/beta hydrolase domain-containing protein, with product MHPNSPIGRQLRLHWFTAAAAAAAIAISAAPANARVTRIVIDSVAPLAGQSIPYEQIRGRAFGELDPNDPHNSVITDIKLGADADGKARYETTFNLVKPVDMSRASGFLWHDVPNRGGAGTIVVDERELGDIGLRSGWQADNAGNTGVPVNRAEGTNHWVAVPIAKVNGVAVTGKVFGRIVNRSGAASQPLMVQTNPVPYLPATLDTTKATLKTHTKETVDGVVTEETAIAAGDWAFARCDAGNPFPGTPIDIDPANAPGNLPVHICLRNGFSANLLYQVVYPAQNAYVLGVGMAAFRDVGTFFRYEAADDFGTRNPVAGLVKGTAVRGVSQSGNMVRQFIFMGLNQDERNRKVYDGAWPIIAGRRVAANSRWAQPDGVLELYQQGSEGPQWWVDWPDPVRKQPTGSIFSRCETNDTCPKVIEHFGSAEVYALKLTPEWIGTAGDADIPLPRNVRRYYVPSSHHGGGAGGFTHMPAATAATGPSCPGNNFGRGTLAANPVPHTEITNVLRLAMRDWVLNGTPPPPSRWPTLAGKTLVDANKKAMGFPSGVPGIPDSIFLPENFAFPVFDYDWGPQFNHAEASGVPTNVPPVIKKVIPMKVPKVDADGNEIDGVPTVLVMAPLGTYLGFNITAEGFHRGQVCNYVGGYVPFARTRAERTASGDPRLSLEERYGSHEGYVAAVRAAAEKAFSQGFLLPADRDRLIRQASESAVLR